A single region of the Thermotoga profunda AZM34c06 genome encodes:
- a CDS encoding ATP-binding cassette domain-containing protein, whose translation MLILENISFIRNNRYILKNVNIVFQKGKVYTILGTNGAGKSSLAYLIMGINDYKPSTGKILLDGEDITNLSITDKAKKGLTLLWQEPVRFQGLTVEQYLTLGGKLKISNDQIDFALDLVGLSPELYKHRMVDGLLSGGERKRVELASVLLLNPRYAILDEPDSGIDIMSLSMIEKVIEYIVKNKGTVIVITHREEIAKISQEAYLLCNGSILAQGSPDKIIEYYKNKCDSCSHANIPTTEEVRI comes from the coding sequence TTGCTTATTTTAGAGAATATAAGTTTTATCAGAAACAACAGGTATATCTTGAAAAACGTAAATATAGTTTTCCAAAAGGGTAAGGTATACACCATTCTTGGGACTAATGGTGCGGGGAAATCGTCTCTTGCATATCTCATAATGGGAATAAATGATTATAAACCATCAACAGGTAAGATTTTACTCGATGGTGAAGATATAACCAATCTTTCTATAACAGACAAAGCCAAAAAGGGTTTGACACTATTGTGGCAAGAACCAGTCAGATTTCAAGGGCTGACTGTGGAACAGTATTTGACACTCGGTGGAAAATTGAAAATCTCGAATGATCAAATCGATTTTGCTCTTGATCTTGTGGGATTATCACCAGAACTTTACAAGCACAGGATGGTCGATGGACTTCTGAGTGGGGGGGAAAGAAAAAGAGTTGAACTCGCTTCTGTTTTACTTCTGAATCCACGCTATGCAATCTTGGACGAACCTGATTCTGGTATTGACATAATGTCTTTGTCGATGATCGAGAAAGTGATTGAATACATTGTAAAAAACAAAGGAACGGTTATTGTCATCACACACAGAGAGGAAATCGCAAAGATATCGCAAGAAGCCTACCTACTGTGCAACGGCTCTATTCTCGCTCAAGGCTCGCCCGATAAGATCATAGAGTATTATAAAAACAAATGCGATAGTTGTTCACATGCAAACATTCCTACCACTGAGGAAGTGAGAATATGA